A section of the Calothrix sp. 336/3 genome encodes:
- a CDS encoding helix-turn-helix domain-containing protein, producing MNQLKKDKAPLFYQLTNEEWVETVKDLTGAEIKVLYYLRSLDPFGDRELDCSVTQIAIKLGLSKGAVSKALKRLDQMGLIAVELVRVKVRIKTGNNNVTEFPKENSVSYRKRKLPIGNDSLPEETEVSYSEQPLPIRNNQEPEVLPDEDFSTSKTIKTYSDFIKTLSEEERAKFLEFCQEKTKNLSQEVNDIEAWLAHKNKAGANRWEVYYEKFVLASQQKKNQSEQEKNELDKRESARRQFAEWQRELEESRLRGRKSGQEQAQNQSSGGET from the coding sequence ATGAATCAACTTAAAAAGGACAAAGCACCTCTGTTTTACCAGTTAACAAATGAAGAATGGGTAGAAACTGTGAAGGATTTAACTGGGGCTGAAATCAAAGTCCTTTACTATCTGCGCTCTTTAGACCCTTTTGGCGATCGTGAGCTTGATTGCAGTGTTACTCAGATAGCAATAAAGCTAGGACTGTCTAAGGGAGCGGTTTCCAAAGCACTAAAAAGACTAGACCAAATGGGTCTTATTGCAGTGGAATTAGTGCGGGTCAAGGTTCGGATTAAAACGGGCAACAATAACGTTACAGAGTTTCCCAAAGAAAACAGTGTTTCCTATAGGAAACGTAAATTGCCTATAGGAAACGATAGTTTACCAGAGGAAACAGAGGTTTCTTATAGTGAACAGCCGTTGCCTATAAGAAACAACCAAGAGCCAGAAGTTTTGCCAGATGAGGATTTCAGCACCTCTAAGACTATTAAGACTTATTCAGACTTTATAAAGACTCTCTCAGAAGAGGAGCGAGCGAAGTTTTTGGAATTTTGTCAGGAGAAAACAAAGAATCTCAGTCAGGAAGTGAATGACATTGAGGCATGGTTAGCACATAAGAATAAAGCTGGAGCAAATAGGTGGGAGGTTTATTACGAAAAATTTGTGTTGGCTTCTCAACAAAAGAAAAATCAGTCAGAGCAGGAGAAAAACGAATTAGATAAGAGAGAAAGTGCTAGAAGACAATTTGCAGAATGGCAGCGAGAATTGGAAGAAAGCCGTTTGCGTGGTAGAAAGTCTGGTCAGGAGCAAGCCCAAAATCAATCATCAGGAGGTGAAACATGA
- a CDS encoding IS4 family transposase codes for MPTKKPRNPDHVRRRNTPLADNEAISEHLKNLLSPAIYAQSAYYRSLGLRDRILNLSLMVAAMLTVIWRQVASVHELTRMLEQEELLWGKAVKVSQQGLSQRFLSFPAELFERVFHDLLPLLKSRWLLREKRTLPAAVKYAKKHFVNIWIADGSTLEALFRKLDSLKDVPQGKLAGKICTVIDLLTRLPVQVWFHTNPLAHDTNFLDDLINIASAKTLLVLDRGFYDFGFFLRLIAKQVDFITRIKSNAVFDVERIFSYDYTLRDRIISFNTEDKHQKILRLRLIEVKQGKTWYAYVTSVLDPQILPPYVVADLYAKRWRIEEAFNTAKRLLGLSYLWTGSVNGVKLQVWATWLFYAVLIDLADAVADEIALPFERISLEMIFRGLYHFNHAYNKGRATDPVLFFAAPENKNLDVVKTIRKEPQTLDLSPFPLPLTIPAFP; via the coding sequence ATGCCAACCAAAAAACCGAGAAACCCTGACCATGTTCGTCGTCGAAACACCCCACTTGCGGATAATGAAGCAATAAGCGAACACTTAAAAAATTTGCTGAGTCCAGCAATATACGCTCAAAGTGCCTATTATCGAAGCCTTGGATTACGCGACCGTATACTTAATCTGTCATTAATGGTTGCAGCGATGTTAACTGTGATTTGGCGGCAAGTAGCATCAGTACATGAACTAACTCGAATGTTGGAGCAGGAGGAATTGTTATGGGGTAAAGCTGTTAAAGTATCACAGCAGGGGTTGTCACAGAGGTTTCTCAGTTTTCCAGCAGAACTATTTGAACGAGTGTTTCACGATTTGTTACCATTGTTGAAATCGCGTTGGCTTCTTCGCGAAAAACGAACCCTACCAGCAGCAGTCAAATATGCCAAGAAGCATTTTGTGAATATATGGATTGCGGACGGGTCAACACTCGAAGCTTTATTTCGTAAATTAGATAGTTTAAAAGATGTTCCACAAGGTAAGTTAGCCGGCAAAATATGTACAGTGATTGATTTGTTAACACGATTACCCGTACAAGTTTGGTTTCATACTAATCCCTTAGCACATGATACTAATTTTCTCGATGATTTAATTAATATTGCTAGTGCTAAAACCTTGCTAGTTCTCGACCGTGGCTTTTATGATTTTGGTTTTTTCTTGCGCTTGATTGCCAAACAGGTTGATTTTATTACTCGCATCAAATCAAATGCAGTATTTGATGTTGAGCGAATTTTCAGCTACGACTACACACTTCGAGACCGGATAATTTCCTTCAACACAGAGGATAAACACCAAAAAATATTACGTTTACGTCTCATTGAAGTCAAGCAAGGCAAGACTTGGTATGCCTATGTTACTTCAGTTTTAGATCCTCAAATTCTTCCACCTTATGTCGTTGCCGATCTTTATGCGAAACGATGGAGAATCGAAGAGGCATTTAATACTGCCAAACGCTTGCTGGGGTTAAGTTATCTCTGGACAGGTTCTGTCAATGGTGTCAAGCTTCAAGTTTGGGCAACTTGGTTATTTTATGCAGTTTTAATCGACCTTGCAGATGCTGTTGCTGATGAAATAGCCCTCCCGTTTGAACGCATTTCTTTAGAGATGATTTTTCGTGGGCTTTACCATTTTAATCATGCTTATAACAAGGGTCGAGCAACCGATCCAGTTTTATTTTTTGCTGCTCCAGAGAACAAAAACCTTGATGTTGTTAAGACAATACGAAAAGAGCCTCAAACCCTTGACTTATCGCCTTTTCCTTTACCCTTGACAATTCCTGCTTTTCCTTAA
- a CDS encoding tRNA-dihydrouridine synthase produces MFQISLPQSLHPDLPLTALAPMQDVTNLWFMKVIAHYGSPDYFFTEYFRVHDTSRLNRSILAAITENDTGRPVFAQMIGESIPDLVRTARELCRYDIAGVDLNMGCPAPRIYRKNVGGGLLREPEKVDRILGELRSTVNDRPLTVKMRVGFENTDNFYEILDIINCHSIDLLSLHGRTVKDMYHGEVKYNLIAEAVRRVDCPVLANGNINSATIAKQVLSQTGAAGVMVGRWAIGNPWIFNQIRQALRGEAIAPVPLVEVRNYIDRLWQTPNLETIPMSSRVGYLKMFLNYIAVLVDAEGDFLRLMRKTQTEVELLNLCDRILLADSNENLANSTDSSL; encoded by the coding sequence ATGTTCCAGATATCGCTCCCCCAATCGCTACATCCAGACTTACCCCTTACGGCTCTTGCTCCAATGCAGGATGTGACAAACCTCTGGTTCATGAAGGTCATCGCCCACTATGGTAGTCCTGACTACTTCTTCACCGAGTATTTCCGTGTGCATGATACTTCACGGCTCAATCGTAGCATTTTGGCAGCAATCACCGAAAACGATACGGGGCGACCTGTTTTTGCTCAAATGATTGGCGAAAGCATTCCCGACTTGGTAAGAACAGCACGGGAACTCTGTCGCTATGACATAGCTGGAGTTGACTTGAATATGGGTTGTCCAGCACCTAGAATCTATCGCAAAAATGTTGGGGGTGGATTACTGCGAGAACCTGAAAAAGTGGATCGGATTTTAGGAGAACTACGTTCTACAGTGAACGATCGACCTTTGACCGTCAAGATGCGCGTAGGTTTTGAAAATACAGATAACTTTTACGAAATTTTAGATATCATCAATTGCCACAGCATTGATTTACTAAGTTTGCATGGTCGCACGGTGAAAGATATGTATCACGGAGAAGTGAAGTATAATTTGATTGCTGAAGCGGTCAGGCGGGTTGATTGTCCAGTTCTTGCCAATGGCAATATCAACTCTGCCACAATAGCCAAACAAGTGCTTTCTCAAACGGGCGCGGCGGGTGTGATGGTAGGACGTTGGGCGATTGGGAATCCTTGGATTTTTAATCAAATTCGGCAGGCTTTGCGAGGAGAAGCGATCGCACCCGTTCCTTTAGTAGAGGTACGCAACTATATTGATCGTTTATGGCAAACCCCTAATTTGGAAACTATACCAATGAGTTCACGTGTTGGCTACCTGAAAATGTTCCTCAATTACATTGCGGTCTTGGTTGACGCTGAAGGTGATTTTCTGCGGTTGATGCGAAAGACACAAACCGAGGTTGAGTTGCTTAACTTGTGCGATCGCATCCTCCTTGCCGATAGTAACGAAAACTTAGCCAATTCAACTGACTCAAGCTTATAA
- a CDS encoding glutathione S-transferase family protein produces MIVVHHLNNSRSQRVLWLLEELGIEYELKYYERDPKTMLAPASLRQVHPLGKSPVITDADLTIAESGAIVEYLVNTYGNGRLIPAPSIPEHLRYTYWLHYAEGSAMPPLLLKLIFENFGIGDSDAMSAFIAPQIQLHFDYIESELSNNTWFVSEEFTAADIQMSFPLEMLATNATEVDNRPKIKGFLERIHARPAYKRALERGGKYNFANSI; encoded by the coding sequence ATGATCGTTGTCCATCATCTCAACAACTCGCGATCGCAGCGCGTGCTATGGCTACTTGAAGAATTAGGTATTGAGTACGAACTGAAATACTACGAACGAGATCCAAAAACGATGTTAGCACCAGCATCGCTGCGTCAAGTTCATCCACTCGGTAAGTCACCTGTAATTACAGATGCAGACCTTACAATTGCCGAGTCAGGTGCTATTGTAGAATACTTAGTGAATACCTACGGCAACGGTCGGTTAATACCAGCACCCAGTATACCAGAACATCTGCGCTATACTTATTGGCTGCACTATGCTGAAGGTTCGGCAATGCCACCACTGCTACTCAAGCTTATCTTCGAGAATTTTGGCATAGGAGATAGTGACGCAATGAGCGCATTCATAGCACCCCAGATTCAGCTTCATTTTGATTACATCGAAAGCGAACTCAGCAATAATACATGGTTCGTGAGTGAGGAATTCACCGCCGCCGATATTCAAATGAGCTTTCCCTTGGAAATGCTTGCCACAAATGCTACTGAGGTAGATAACCGACCAAAGATTAAGGGATTTCTTGAGCGCATCCATGCACGACCTGCTTACAAACGTGCGCTTGAGCGCGGAGGCAAATACAACTTCGCTAACAGTATTTAG
- a CDS encoding alpha-ketoglutarate-dependent dioxygenase AlkB — MGTRPAIASAKRSFIAFLTLGATRKFQLRPNNAGKPTDFWLEHGSLLLMQGYQEGWVHQVPKTSKLIGERINLTFRPHVNGKTKDYD; from the coding sequence ATGGGAACAAGACCAGCGATCGCGTCAGCTAAGCGTAGCTTTATCGCATTCCTTACCCTCGGTGCTACCCGTAAATTTCAGCTGCGTCCAAACAACGCCGGGAAACCCACAGATTTTTGGTTAGAACATGGCAGTTTATTGCTAATGCAGGGATACCAAGAAGGTTGGGTACACCAAGTACCGAAAACCTCAAAACTTATAGGTGAGCGTATTAACCTGACTTTTCGCCCCCACGTTAATGGCAAAACTAAAGACTATGATTAA